Within Planococcus citri chromosome 2, ihPlaCitr1.1, whole genome shotgun sequence, the genomic segment CTCATTTGAATATTTAATTGAttataattcgaaaaataaaattgtcgaCGCGTCCTTGCACCGCCAGTTGAGCGCGTAAATATAAACGTTTACCATATTCACTGGCAAGGAACAAACCAAACGCGGACGTTTTTGAGCGAGGAGGACGAGACGAGGTGCAGAGTACGAGTAGATCTCATATCCGTATCTCTATGTACTGTACCTCGTACGTAACAATGTATTTTCGCCTCTCGGTGATCGACAAAGAAACATCTCAGTGAGCCTACATTTATAATGCTTTTTTTGATCATCATCTTAGTCGATTGTAACGTCTCTATAAAAATTTATGACTAGCAACTTACGAGTTGCAGACACGATTATTCTACAAATTGATGCATTTATTACAGTACTGATAATTTAAGcgagtattatttatttttgtcgaTGATACAGATTGCAGACAAGGATGGCTTCTCAGAATCAACTTCAAACGTAAACGCAAACGCGAATCAAGCTCAACCTTGTTCAATTTACTCGTCGGAGAGTGAAACTAGCATAGGACCCAAAGTATCGAGCACGATTAGCACATTACCAATGGGCTCTCCCAAACATTCGGATGACTCTTCAGGTACGTAATTGTGCTTTGTTCAACGTATTGCGCGTGTTTTTGTATACGAGTAATTAAGTGGCCATTTGAAGCTgggaatctgattttttttaaattgaaaactctCGACGAGCATTTGGCCATTCGCTCTTTAATCTATAACGACGGgccaattttcgattttgaggaCCTCAGTATTGAGTATTGAAGAAGAGGGTCCTGAAatcaacgtttaaaaaattgtgaaataattttttccacgttGCATTTCGACCTCAAATCCGAAATTTGAACTGATTTAGGCTCATAGGATCCAAGCCATGCCTCAAAAACCaaatattctgaatttttagaccccctccccctctatTATAAAATATTGACTAAGTATATCTCATACAATAACACGCGTGTGCTTCATGTGTTTATTACAGGACTAAAGCCATCTTTCGAATCGCAGTTCTCTTTGATGGCAAGAAGTCAATGCTGTCAAAACTGTCACATTTTCAATTCGTCTAACCGTAAAGGAACCGGTGGCGATGAGTGGCAATCTCAGAGCACGGTAAGTGGTAGTGTTGAACTGTTGATTAACATAGCATAAGCATAGATGTACAGAGCATCTATTTAGAGCTACTACCTACTTGACTAGTCCTAGGTCGTAGGTAGATGAAGTACATACTACAgtgtgttcaaaaattttccctgattttttccacttttccacatcaatttttccaattttccaaaccCTTTGAATAGTAAGTACTTACATTCGAATTGAGGAGGGAGCAACAATTTGATGCTCAGAAGgcttcaaaatttactcaaactacaactttttttagtcaaaaatatttcaattttcatagaacactggaaaaaattaaaaatagaggTGAAGTCTGCTCTTCATATCATGAATAATCATATTATTTTCTGcttaatccaaaaaaaaaaaaaaaatcaaaatgcagaAATCGGTCAATTTTTAACTTTTAGAAAGTCCAACagttcttaaaagtcagacttggtaatcaaaaattgatcatttttctccaaatttttgaaagtctaaAATCATGTTAGAaagttgattcaatttttctgttattttcctacttttttaaaaccttttgaAAGTCTGGCATAATATTAAAACATCAGAAATGCGGACCAGTGTCCGTTACATGGATCAGTGTGAAAGACTTCCggcgcaaaaaaaaaccacatccAAGTCAGAAGAAACGaacagaaaattgcaaaaatgttgattgaagaagtaaaaaaaaaaaagccaaaccAAAACTAGCGATTTTGGTAATAGAAAAAAACGTGGATTTTTCGATAAAGCCAGAAAAACAGGACCTTATGGGcaaattggcaaaaaacaagactactTTGACGAAAATTAGAACTTCCGGCAATTCCGACAAAAATTCAAGACTTCTTGatcattttggataaaaaatggatctttctgacaattttgacaaaaactgagCCTGAATCGGCTTCAATCAtgttgaaaaacgaaaacgaagaAAGCAGCGAAGAATAAGAACTGGAACTCTCTTAATCATGATGGTAGAACATGGCATTTTTTATTTGGCTAACtggagcaaaaaaatttcaaatttttgtcaaaaattagaaattctaTCTGgcatttttggggaaaaaagtaaGACCTCTCAGACAGCTAAAGCGAAAATTAATACTGTTGGAATGTTTAGTAGGatgaatcgcgaaaaaaaaataaatgtcttaggattttgaccaaatttagtggTTATCTACATTTCAAGTTTAGAAATAAGTCAAGAAATATTTAGCTGCGGAGATTTCACTCGAGGGAAGATATGGGAACTCAAAGAGAGTGCGTTTTATAAagaatcgtgattttttccctACCCGTCCTATCTAACatgttttggggggggggggaagactAGCTCCAGAagatggtatttgagattctgtgtcgacCAAGGCCATgaccatcaaaatccaaaaccactcttagggttctactgagctgttgaaaatttgcatatcgtttttttttttttcaagtaaatgtgttgggaaaattttttttctcgaacatTTCATATTAATTATGcccaaaaatcaaaaggtatcatttttatgaaactcggataatattttggaattcgatGGTGCTAATTTTAGGttattatggtgaaaaaaaattatcaagtttttggGTATTCTCAGGTTTTTGAAGTTGGCAATGATTACCGAAGAATTGGCATCACCGCGTTCCGAAATatttccagtttcagaaattatacaACTGTCGATGTTTCAGCttaattaatgtaaaatttgggaaaaaaattttaaaccacgaattttcttaaaaataagcaatttgcaaattttccatCGCTGCACTGATTAGAACCCCCCAGAATTGTCtaggattttgatggcaatatcTTTCAGAACAAAGTCATCAGAGGTCATCTCAGAATACTCAAAGTGCACACAGcgaaacaagccatcagctattcgctgattgcaatatagtttttgcatttgcttacCTACGTCTATTAGTAGAGGACCTGTGGGCAGCTGAAAAAGCTCGGCAACTAAAACCTCCTCAATGCTGACTTTGATTTGAAGGAAGCACAGGAAGCATGAACACTAAACGTAAACACTCATTAGAGTTTTCCTCTAGTAGGTCTCATTAATCCTCAAGGCGGGAGCCATGACAAGGACAATGGCTCCAAATCAGTTTGGTCGAAGTAGGTAAAGCAAATATTACACTTATGCAATATTGTTGCAGGTGGGCGAAGGACATTTTACAACTGCAGACGAAAGCAACGACGGCGGCTTATCCTGGAGACGTTTACACATGAGCAGAGCGAAACTAAAGGCGACTGCCACTACTTCAGAACTTTTATCTGGTTTTGCGATGGTAAGTGCGacatttttaatataaattaaGTCTTCACAGCCAACGATTATTCCCGAACCTAGATACATAATTACTCGTATTGTTGTCTAGTAAGTAagctaagtaggtacatattatttgaTTATGATTAATCACCTTCTCCTATATGTACATAGGTGGCCATGGTGGAGCTGCAAATAAACGAGCCAACCAACGTTCCCGAATGGTTGTTCATCATGTTCTCAGTATGCACCACTGTACTAGTGGCAGTGCATATTTTCGCGCTCATGATCAGCACGTATTTGCTACCGAATATCGACGCCGTCAGCAAACTGCAGTCCGCCAAGTTGGTAACCGAATCGCCCCACGAGCGAATGCGTGGCTTCGTCGAACTAGCCTGGGCCTTTTCCACCGTACTAGGATTGTTTCTGTTTTTGGTCGAGGTGGCCATATTGTgttgggtgaaattttgggATTTCTCATTTCGCGCCGCTATGGCCGCCACTATCATCGTCATTCCAGTTTTGATACTGTTTATTATATTCGTGTTTCATTTCTATCGTACTTTAGTCGTACATAAATGTAAATCTACCACCCTCGATATTAACGAATTGGAAGAAATGAGGAAGAAATTGGATCACGCGTCATCGGCGGCCTGAAGGCAAATGCCTCTCACGCACGATTCGTCGGGAGAGATGATCatcacacaatttttaaaaaaacaagataCTAAACAGTACCTGAAGCAAATGTAACGTTATTGTTTGATGTTTTACCAATCTTCAATTCTACAGCATGTACAACTcatgaagaattgaagaaatcTTTCAAACGAATGTTTCATTTGATTTACCCTTCGGAATaatcaatttgaacgaaaacacaaattttcgtaatttcttcCCAAGACAGATGGGTACGCGTATACCTATTTGGATATTTAATGCCTTAGTTTCTTAAAAAACTTTCACATACCTACTCGTCGTAATTTCCTGAAGTGAAATCTGTACTCATTTACGAGAATGCACATAAGTAGGTGTGATAATGTATGTATCCTATTCCTATTTCCTACAACATATTTGTAATTTATGCTTTAATGTATACCTATCAAATTAGACAACATTTTCCACCATCTGTAAGCTGtactttttattttacctaATAAATTTCTCGCTTATCGTATGTAGCTATTGTAACTCCAGCTACAATTTTCACTTCACATTCTACCTACCACAATTTTAATATAAGCTCCACCTTCATTGTGGCATGTCATCAAAACACTCGCAGAAATTCAAAGTGAAACTTACGTAAAAATTCGGGAAGAGTGCAAAAAACGAGCCGTTgattggaagaagaaaaatcttcTGCGACGATGCCAAAGGACGCAATGctgtgatatttttcattatcgGTTCCAagaagtgagattttttcatcgtttctaTTGTTATACTCGTAATTCTGATTTctattgtttgaaaataaagcAGACCATGATGGAATTGAAGGTTGAATTGGAGGCCTTTCTGAGgaatgaaatattcaaacaaacaagtaggtaaattaaataTCGCGAATGTTGACAcgtcaaaaactcaaaatcccatccaaattcaaaaattcaaagttgtaAATTGTAATCGTATATTTCGTATTCAAAATCGTATCTACTCGTTGCTATTTGGTTCCAATTGGAAAAATCGTAGGATTcaagaatcaaaattcgatccGAAACTACATTTTAACCGAATTTCAGATTATTATAGTCtttgttttcaatattcaaaaatcgcgtCAAAACGATCGTCAATTAGGCGAAATAtgagtatgtatgtactattaCAAATACGCTTCAAATAGGTTTCATCTATTTTGGAACCACTTTCTATCAAAAGTCGCGAATTTGACAGAATTCTCGATTTCAAATATGAATCATCTCCGTAGGACTATTGACTGTATTTTGTGAGTAATTTTAGACTTACAGTGAGATGCTCAAGAAGTTACAGCAAGAATACCTAGACTGTAATTTTACTTGCAATTCATGGATTGGTCcagattttgtaaaatatcGAACCAAAGTGTAATACTCAACAGAAAGAACTCGATTActtaattacaataatttttagatGTTATATAGGTAGTAAAAACTTCCAGCATACATCATCCTGTCCGTTGGGATGTATCAAGACATTGCCGGATTATTATATGCTACATCACAGAGAATAGGACAAATCAGATATTGCTAATTCCACCGGTACTAACTATGTAATACTGACCTGATCAAACGACGTAACCTTCGATTGTGGGAAAATAACTTgatcaaatcgaaaaatggaaCATGCAGGACGTCGTCATCGTAAAAAGGTAAGATTAGACAGTACAAGTTTTGTTGTACAAAAATAAGATTTTGTgagtaatttttctgttttttttaggcatcttgagttggaaaaaaaaatcaaaaatgaagaaaaaaaatctatgaagGCGAAGGCGCTAGGAGAGGATTTTTCAgcaagtaataaaattttgttggaaatcggACTAAACAAGACACAAAACATgacgaaattgaaaacttcgTGGAAGGAGTAACTTTAGATTGAAAACATCTTTGCTTTGAAGCGAATGATGTAACatggaattttctttcattttggaaaaacagaattatttttccaCTGAATCAGATGTTGGAAtatgaagaattgaagatgagcataaaaaaaaggcaaaaaaacacaaatctaTCTGTGAGATCAGACGttattttggtaattattttcatgctatgaatttatgtttttgtttactatttctTTATATGCCTATCTTCATATTTCTACATCTGGTTCAGAGGTAAAATAACGCtatttttccaaacttgaagaaaattctaTGTTACTCACATCATCCGTTTAAAACCAAATTCGTTTTTATCATTAATAGTTATCCCCGCTACAAAGCTttcaatttcgccaaattttaaGTCATATTTTAGTCCGATTTCGTACAAGTTTTTATGACTTGATAGAAAATCCTCTCTTTGCGGCTGAGAtttgatttcttctttttttggatACAGGCAACTCTTTCACCaaagttttttaatttggatCAACTTGGTTAATGTCAAATGACTTTCCACAGAAAAACAAGAATAATGTGATCATGAAATACTGAACATAATACATCATCATACGTATTGAGGATTAATAAAGAACGAGTTACTTTCGTTGATCGTTGCATCCTAATGTGAATGcatttttccagttcttcttatCGGGAGGATTACATTTGGGGATTCAAATACTCGGAAGGTCGACTAGGTTTTCAATTCTTCCACGACTAAATGGACTTCTAATTTCACCAGTTTTagaatcttgaaaattattacaccgttattacaatttttctcattcaattaatttttttttcaatgtttccaaAAAGTGCTTTCCCTAACAAAAATTAGATCCTATTGTACGAGTTTATAGGTACTagcaacatttcaaatttcactgctaTAATTCTTTTAtaaccagaattttttttcattcacagaAACCCTACGCAAACAATTGGTCCCGGGGTACAAAtttgaaggaagaaaaaatttttactcaatattttaaaaaggcTGTCATAAACAAATGTGGAACAGAAAAAAAGTCGTACTTGAAGAATAAAGTTCGTGAACTCTTCCTGTACTAGTTATTATTTACGTGTATTAAGAACAACTAGTTTTACAAGTAAGTAGTTTTAAAAGTTACTGGTGATTCATTCTATAGTAGAAACAAGTAGAAATTAGTATCTCAAgtaacttttacaaaaattgttacaaacgttttggattttaatttaattttttcattttgagatgtTAAGAAGGTGGTAATGTTATGCTTTAAAactttcatgtttcaaaatgatttttctctgAAAGCTCAACTGTTTTGTGATTTGTACAGCGTACCCTAGCTATTTGCActttttaaagcaatttgtttcctcAACATGGAAACATAAGGGAACCTTCAAAGGGGTAGGAGTAACTTGCCCTTTGGTCCCAACTCATCTAAAGATTttacaagtaagtacatacatggGTCGAGGTGCCAAATAGTACCAAAAAAAGCTTAATTGAAACGCATATCATTGAGGCAGTTGAAAGTgaacattgaaatgttttttacaTTCTTAATACTTGTGTTGTTAGTAGCCTACTTGGAGGATTATGGCTGCAGACTCGACCGTTGATTTGGAGGTCTGCAGTTCGAGCCCAGCTGTGGCCACGAGTCGGAACttgcaagaaaaaatttcagtagtgGAGTCAAGGGGTAGAGCGACGACATCGAAACCGTTGACTAGTTTTTGGGGGCCTGCTGAATTTAGGAGGGTAAAACTGTCTCCTAATCCGAAACTGCAAACTAGAAAATGCCCATCTACGTCATCTACTCATGAAGAAACAATTTCAGTGTTGAGTCAAGGGGTAGAGCAACGGCATAGAAAACGCTGACTATAATTTATGCAGGCCTGTTGAATTTAGGGTGGCTAAAACTGTCTCCTAATCCAAAAACGCAAACTGGAAAACGCTCAGTTATGGATTCAGCTAAATTAGCATATAAGAAAAAATGTCAGCATTGAGTCAAGGGGTAGAGCAATGGCATCGAAAACACTGACTAATTTATGCGGGCCTGCTGAATTTAGGGTGGCTAAAACTGTGTCCTAATCTCCTAATCCAAAAACGCAAACTGGAAAATGTCCAGTTATAGCATTAACGTGTAAGAAAAACTGTCAGTATTGAGTCAAGGGGTAGAGCTACGGCATCGAAAACACTGACTAGTTTATGCGGACCTGCTGAATTTAGGGTGGACTAAGACTGTTCCCTAATCCGAGAGCGCAAACTGAAAAAGGTGATTCCGGACTGTTTAAAGAAAACCACCCTCTAAAGTAATTTCTATTGCTATGTAAGCTCAGCTTCCCTGATACTTTCTGATGGATCAATGTGAACCACCTTTTCTCCACAGAATTATTGGTGTCTTAGAGATTCGTTTGAGCACAACATTGTTGCCGATGCTTTATACCTGGATCAGGCAGCAAGAAAAAACTACCTCACTGAGAAAAATAAGTAGTACAAAGCACCACAGATTGTAGCAATTTACCTTCATTTGTGACACTATAGTCAAACTTACTATAAGTGTAGCGATTGAAAGTACTATACTTGTAGTAAAAAATGATATACTTATAGTAAATAATACTATAAATGATTTGGGAGTACTACATGTATAGTACTTCAGGAACTACAAGTATAGTTCTTTTAACTAtgatgccaaaaatgaaggTGATTTACTACAACTATAGCACTTTATACTACGTAAATTTTTCTCCGTGTATCAACTAACGTATTTTCCAGCTGCAGCTCATTAGCTGAAGCACTGTGATCACGCATAtgaaaaaatgtagtaaaaatagcaaatcgttattttttttacgataaatTCCACCATACATGCTAATATCAGTaggtgaattgtttttttttcttttcggttGTTTGTAATTGCATGATTATTAAGTACACCTGGGTAGGAGAATTTGAAATCACTCATGGCTCCATCGAAGATGTACATGAAGATATCAAATCGTTCGCTGAAATTGCTTCTATCATCTAACGTCAGCAAAGTATACCTACGTCATACCTCCAGTAACACTCAACATTAAAAAAGCTGAACGAATCCAACTTCGCTCCTGGCTACAAACCAAAGCAACAACCATGTATACAAGTATGAGTGAGCGAAGGTAAGCTACATGCACACGAAGTAttcaaatgataataaaaaataatttaaaagtaAATAATGAGATAGATACTCGCTCACACTCTTATATCCTTCATTATAAGTGCCAGTGGGCCCGGGCGTGGACTGTGTAAGGTAATTTAAATCTCAATAAATttctagtgaatttttgaagatcaacTTTTGGGTTCAAAAGAGCAAAACGTGTGGTGTGACACAgaagtgcaaatttttgaaaacgcaCTATTATTGTGATAAAGTGCTATTTTTACAGAATAAAATGGCTGACGATTCGAGCTCACCGAAATCACCGGCAAATTCCGTCACGTCTTACGAAGAGGACGAAGAGAAAAAATCCGTTGCATCGCCGAGTAGTTCATCGTCGCTATCGTCGCCTTCTACGCCGTCAACTTAAGTGATTCGGACGATGACAAGATAAATGTTGAACCTCCGCCGAAAAAAAGGTGCCCGCAATCACCAACGTATTCTCCGCCAGCGTTCGCCTCAACGGTGGCTTTTGCCATAAATCTATGAAAAATGTGACAACTGCAATGGATGTGAAAGTGTCACAGACATAtttgaatcggtcagtgcagaaaggtaacaagtcacatttttgaaaaaaattttttttgcggaaatgggggtttcaaagtatggcggatcgactggtgatgtcagatttccgcaaaactgccgggaaagtggtatttgggcgcagaaaaagggcggatccgcatttatgacttttttgtaaaattttttaaattccttgaaaaataactaacatttttgagaagaccattttttgaaatttaagttaatctctgaactgaaaaatgatgaaaaaattaacaacttcgacaaaaagtcttagaactcaaggggtttttggtcaatttaaacgggatagcagtctaaatgatgtacttagatgtagaatcaagccccattcgtgcccgagaaatttcgaaagaaattttgtcaattcagtgcagaaagggtctaagtcccatttgtttaggcagcaacagcactggcgcacgtgaatatttttttttggaaactgcgctaaaagttgtgtcttggggtcctctttcaatgaccttaagcatgtttactgaaattttttgatttttgaatgaatcagttttttgttattcctgaaaaacgcaaaaatggacttatgccctttctgcactgaccgattcaTTTGATCGAATTTGGACCAATATTTCTAATACATAGATCACTTTGATGCCACAAACGTAGGAATTTGTGAACAGCTCTTCGTACGATAAGTATATCACTAGGTACAGTAGTATTACAGACAGCAAACCTAGTCtgatgtaagtatgtactaaAGGCCTCAAAGGGCGATTATCATAACTCGATAAGGATGAGCGATGATGGAAATGATGCgacgaataaaataatatcaaaagaCGTCGACATCACCTTGAAATTCAATACTTAGACCTAGATtctaaataaattaattgaaaataaatataggtaataaataaaaatgaataaaatttcacttaactgatatgaaaatttaaaatttggtatgtgcTCTACttccaccaccccccccccccaaaattaatgaaaacagtttcaactcgttttaagcagttcgcggccttcagaaaattttaggaagttaaaattttcacaaaatagcGTCAATCAAAGTTGGAAAGCTGTAATTCGCTCCAGGTCCTAGTCTCAATACACTAAGTTGATTGGAGATGGTTTTAAGCAATCGATCGGAAACCTCCAACTACATTAAGCAAACTCCACACTTtcaaaaaagtgccataaaCAAACACTACTGTCTGAATCAACTTGAGCACATGAATGTGATTGttgcttgaaaataaatttaaattctccAACTTCATTACCatagaaaaaattcgattgtGATTTCAACAGTCAAAAATCTGCTCAATGCTTTAGAACTACTTTAAACAATTTGAAACTATTTCCATTTGATTTCGGGGGTCAAAAAATAGGAAtacacataccaaatttcagcttttcggGTCGACttgacgaaatttcattttttttatatatatgtacctactttttttcgacctaaatttgattttttgattttcgaaaattcgccaaaaatcgaaaaaaaacgcttcagcacctaaaatttttgCTTGTGATGTACTTTGGGTGATCTTTTGAACTCGCTTCGtctagtttaaaattttttatgtatacGAATCGAATATATAACGTAATATTCCATGTAagtaaacaaatatttttttctgtgcaAACTGCAAGATTACATCTagtgtataatttttataaggATACCTACTCCTTTTCGCGTTCATAGAAGTAATCAGCTTTCAATAGCATGAAAAGGGGGATGAAATCGCAATAAAAAGTTCACAGGTACAAATAACACCAATTCCAACAacatttcatctaaaaaaaaaaatcatcatatttttcattaccGCGAGCCAATTATcaagtggaaaaaaatatccTCTCTCTTTCtcaacgagagaaaaaaaaggaaaaaatttcaaatagttgGCGTATACTTATTGTACGTAACATTATCAGTTCATTAATCTTCTTAAATTTCTATGTTCCTGGATCTGTTACAGCTCTtggagagattttttttcgcatttcgcCCTCTATACGCGCGTCTCTCACTCTATCTCTCTCTTTAGTATAAAGTACTACTCCCATAGCGATCAATTAATCACTTGGGATCATTTATTATAATCGTATTGATATTTGTGTTCTATTTCTGATTTCCTTCCTGgcgtagtagtagtagtagctCGCCACCCTCTTAACGTCGATGGTCAATAAAACGGGCGAGTTAGCCTGGCAAAGAAAAAGCTTTGTAGTTATATCGAAATGATTACCCCTTTTCAAAGTCGCtagccaatttttaaaagagcTTTGCCGGtgtaattttctagtttttcctCATCGTCGTAGCAACGTAGCTTAGTTGCTACGAATACGTACGTAGGTTTCGCAGAGGCTAACCTATTTCAGAATTGGGATTGGGTTTACATGGCGATGAGGAGGTGGAGTACGAGGGAAGTGTTGTTTTAttgtatgtaaatttttatttagtatGAAATGAACGTCGATGGTACAACATTTTCGTCTGCGTAGACCAAAAGAGCTAAACAGGAGACAGGGCCAGGGCCAAGGGGTACTGCTCTCGAGTAAAATCCATTACGCGTCAAGGTTTTCTTGAACCCATTCTCCGGAGTACAATATTACAAATAGTGGTCCTTTAGTTTGGCGCACGCCACCATCATCCTTTCAAGGGACGGAAACAACTTGATAAAAACATTTATATTCGGCGGCATTATCGTCATTATACGAGTTAGTTAAATTCAGAGCACGTCACGACGAGTAATACACTACATTATCACAGATTTTGGCTTTTAGTAGTGTACGTACTACTTGTTACCAGCGGGTAGTAAAACTACAACTTTTCAAATATCTTGACAAGATGCGGTTTTACGCCCGGCGAGCTGAGTCAGCCAGGGGGTAAGGTAGAAGGGTTAGAGAGACAATCGGTAGTACATTATTTGGCTAAAGGTAACAACGAGTAGTAGGTACACTATACCACTACCGTTCGTCGTTGTAGTATATAACGTGtcgattaaaataatttccGAACTTGATACCAAAACGTACAGTAGAGCTAGGTAAAGAAAG encodes:
- the LOC135835513 gene encoding calcium release-activated calcium channel protein 1-like, whose product is MEPASWNNNSSSINNINNNHNSDNHHYICNSQFCKNNYYGSGDIRWKRDQRPGAGSNSGAFFPNCNNYRRWNAMAAAAASLPITEFARPPYEMPPPSARRKYLQRSLTSSEILAPTYKYVPSIPSAKLMKNSFCTNSNKSIHGNGSAAAGNGYDTHTLPSAYHTKRDNGHRLIVNQIADKDGFSESTSNVNANANQAQPCSIYSSESETSIGPKVSSTISTLPMGSPKHSDDSSGLKPSFESQFSLMARSQCCQNCHIFNSSNRKGTGGDEWQSQSTVGEGHFTTADESNDGGLSWRRLHMSRAKLKATATTSELLSGFAMVAMVELQINEPTNVPEWLFIMFSVCTTVLVAVHIFALMISTYLLPNIDAVSKLQSAKLVTESPHERMRGFVELAWAFSTVLGLFLFLVEVAILCWVKFWDFSFRAAMAATIIVIPVLILFIIFVFHFYRTLVVHKCKSTTLDINELEEMRKKLDHASSAA